The sequence GGCGCTTAGCGCCAATGTGGTGGTAGACGGAAAGATTGTCGGGGAGATAGGCCCCGGATTGCTGATTTTACTCGGCGTCGAACAAGAGGATACCGAGCAAAAAGCGCAGCGCTTATGTGATCGGGTGCTGGGGTATCGAATTTTTGGCGACGAAAACGACAAAATGAATCTCAATGTTCAGCAAGCGGGCGGCAGCGTGCTGGTGGTATCGCAATTTACACTGGTTGCCGACACCCAAAAGGGCATGAGGCCCAGCTTTTCCCGTGGTGCAGCGCCCGCAGAAGCTGAACGCTTATATCACTATTTTGTTGCTCAGTGCCGTGAGCGTGGTGTAAAAACT comes from Yersinia bercovieri ATCC 43970 and encodes:
- the dtd gene encoding D-aminoacyl-tRNA deacylase, which encodes MIALIQRALSANVVVDGKIVGEIGPGLLILLGVEQEDTEQKAQRLCDRVLGYRIFGDENDKMNLNVQQAGGSVLVVSQFTLVADTQKGMRPSFSRGAAPAEAERLYHYFVAQCRERGVKTETGLFAADMKVSLVNDGPVTFWLQV